One Drechmeria coniospora strain ARSEF 6962 chromosome 01, whole genome shotgun sequence genomic region harbors:
- a CDS encoding ABC transporter domain containing protein translates to MARLPIIRIAHGTFYRHHPSSQPSSHPNPPLFSDLSFEIPSHSPVPHNWCVVGPSLSGKTTFLQLLRGRLLCEPPTARSFPYLSQGEIAPRLRIPQKAVRYVGFSAENGAGGLAGGGVTGSAYLSARYESRREITDFSLRDFLVGNTELNPLKVPPENDEEAISTELLERVVKDLHLHHLLDLPVSFLSNGQGRRARIARALLTRPEVLLLDEPFMGLDPPTVSGLSPLLKSLAQKANPRLILSARPQDPLPEWITHLVYLRTDCQVASMGPKQQVLDGLKKYLRGVDKGELLEDEKLPCQALHEVGRVLSTKGSHIETKTTEQSFSQVSSVTNTDAEPLVEMDGCQVRYGDKIALGNWSQQTSQGTKLGMVWTVRRGERWGVFGPNGSGKTTIVSLLSSDHPQTYSMPIKLFGRHRLPEPGSGIRPLTFWDIQSRIGHSSPEVHEHMPRGHSLRQVVENAWADTFGARPKLDAVARQRVDAALRWFAPELCPNPAESASASASASASASASAGGDALDLRWADDYLFGEVSFSAQRVALFLRSVIKSPEIVVLDEAFSGMDDAVRDKCTLFLTEGETKTHRAGVVVDSELGRSGTAVVHGLTDRQALICIAHVKEEVPDCVREWVCLPEANTGRPARFGRLEGPLREGERRWSDVWGFRTS, encoded by the coding sequence ATGGCCCGCCTCCCCATCATCCGCATCGCCCACGGCACCTTTTACAGGCACCACCCCAGCTCCCAACCCTCGTCTCACCCGAATCCTCCGCTCTTTAGTGACCTCTCCTTTGAGATTCCGTCGCATTCACCGGTGCCGCACAACTGGTGTGTCGTCGGTCCTTCGCTCTCCGGCAAGACCACTTTCCTTCAGCTCCTGCGCGGACGTTTGCTCTGTGAacccccgacggcgaggtcctTCCCCTACCTGTCCCAGGGCGAGATTGCGCCGCGGCTGAGGATCCCCCAGAAAGCAGTGCGTTATGTTGGATTCTCTGCCGAGAATGGCGCTGGCGGGCTGGCGGGTGGAGGCGTCACCGGGTCGGCGTACCTTTCTGCGAGGTATGAGTCGAGGCGAGAGATAACCGACTTCTCGCTGCGGGACTTTCTCGTGGGGAATACGGAGCTCAACCCGCTCAAGGTGCCTCCGGAGAATGACGAAGAAGCCATCTCGACGGAGCTCCTGGAACGGGTCGTCAAGGACCTGCACCTTCACCATCTGCTCGACCTGCCCGTCTCTTTTCTCAGCAACGGCCAGGGAAGGCGAGCACGGATTGCGCGCGCGCTGCTGACGAGGCCGGAAGTTTTGTTGCTGGACGAGCCCTTCATGGGACTCGACCCCCCGACAGTCTCCGGCCTCAGCCCTCTGCTCAAGTCGCTGGCCCAGAAGGCGAACCCGCGGCTGATACTGAGTGCAAGACCCCAAGACCCATTGCCTGAATGGATCACGCATCTCGTATATCTCAGAACAGATTGCCAGGTGGCATCAATGGGCCCCAAGCAGCAAGTGCTCGATGGACTGAAAAAGTACCTTCGCGGCGTTGACAAGGGAGAGCTCCTCGAGGATGAGAAGCTACCGTGCCAAGCCCTTCACGAAGTTGGTCGTGTCCTGTCGACCAAAGGTTCGCACATCGAAACGAAGACGACAGAACAATCATTCTCGCAAGTCTCTAGCGTGACAAATACTGACGCGGAGCCTTTGGTGGAGATGGACGGCTGCCAGGTCCGGTACGGCGACAAGATTGCTCTCGGCAACTGGTCGCAACAGACAAGCCAGGGCACGAAATTGGGCATGGTATGGACAGTtcgccgaggcgagcgatGGGGTGTCTTCGGACCAAACGGCTCAGGCAAAACGACGATCGTCTCGTTGTTGAGCTCCGACCACCCGCAGACGTATTCGATGCCCATCAAGCTCTTcggtcgtcatcgtcttccCGAGCCGGGTTCCGGCATCCGGCCGCTAACGTTTTGGGATATCCAATCCCGCATCGGCCACTCCAGTCCCGAGGTTCACGAGCACATGCCGCGCGGCCATAGCCTCCGACAGGTAGTCGAGAACGCCTGGGCGGATACCTTTGGGGCCCGTCCCAAGCTTGACGCCGTGGCGAGACAGAGAGTTGACGCGGCCCTGCGTTGGTTTGCGCCGGAGCTGTGCCCGAACCCGGCagagtcggcgtcggcatctgcgtcggcgtcggcatctgcgtcggcgtcggcgggcggAGATGCTCTGGATCTACGCTGGGCGGACGACTACCTCTTCGGCGAGGTCTCCTTTTCCGCCCAGCGGGTCGCACTCTTCCTCCGGTCCGTCATCAAGAGCCCCGAAATTGTCGTCCTTGACGAGGCCTTCAGTGGCAtggacgatgccgtccgGGACAAGTGCACCTTGTTCCTCACCGAAGGCGAGACGAAAACGCAccgcgccggcgtcgtcgtggatAGCGAGTTGGGCCGCTCAGGCACCGCCGTTGTGCACGGTCTTACGGATCGGCAAGCACTCATCTGCATCGCCCATGTCAAGGAGGAGGTTCCCGATTGTGTTCGGGAGTGGGTGTGCCTCCCCGAGGCGAACACCGGGCGACCGGCGAGGTTTGGTCGGTTGGAGGGACCGCTGCGAGAGGGCGAGCGACGGTGGTCTGACGTTTGGGGATTCCGGACTAGCTGA